In Arthrobacter sp. UKPF54-2, the following are encoded in one genomic region:
- the aceA gene encoding isocitrate lyase, translated as MTAAFEPTQQPSSQDTTEQAAALELEWAANPRWEGVTRDYSASDVVRLRGRVSEEHTLARRGSEKLWKQLTEEHKEGKYTNALGALTGNQAVQQVKAGLRAIYLSGWQVAADANNSGHTYPDQSLYPANSVPTVVRRINNALLRADQIEFSEGIQTVEDWMVPIVADAEAGFGGPLNAYELMKSMIQAGASGVHWEDQLASEKKCGHLGGKVLIPTQQHVRTLNAARLAADVAGTPSVIIARTDAEAATLITSDVDERDQEFITGERTPEGFYKVRNGIEPCIARAKAYAPYSDLIWMETGTPDLELARKFAESVKAEFPDQMLSYNCSPSFNWRKHLDDATIAKFQRELGAMGFTFQFITLAGFHALNYSMFDLAHGYAREGMSAYVELQEKEFASESRGYTATKHQREVGTGYFDDIATALNPNASTLALVGSTEEGQFH; from the coding sequence ATGACTGCAGCATTTGAGCCCACCCAGCAGCCGTCCAGCCAGGACACGACAGAGCAGGCCGCCGCCCTGGAGCTCGAGTGGGCCGCCAACCCGCGCTGGGAAGGTGTCACTCGGGACTACTCAGCTTCCGACGTCGTGCGCCTCCGCGGCCGGGTCTCCGAAGAGCACACCCTAGCCCGCCGCGGCTCGGAGAAGCTGTGGAAGCAGCTCACCGAGGAGCACAAGGAGGGCAAGTACACCAACGCCCTCGGCGCCCTGACCGGTAACCAGGCCGTGCAGCAGGTCAAGGCGGGCCTCCGCGCCATCTACCTCTCCGGCTGGCAGGTCGCCGCGGACGCCAACAACTCCGGCCACACCTACCCGGACCAGTCGCTGTACCCGGCGAACTCCGTTCCCACCGTGGTCCGCCGCATCAACAACGCGCTGCTCCGCGCCGACCAGATCGAGTTCTCCGAGGGCATCCAGACGGTCGAGGACTGGATGGTGCCGATCGTCGCCGACGCCGAGGCCGGCTTCGGCGGCCCGCTGAACGCCTACGAGCTGATGAAGTCCATGATCCAGGCCGGCGCCTCGGGCGTGCACTGGGAAGACCAGCTCGCCTCGGAGAAGAAGTGCGGCCACCTCGGCGGCAAGGTCCTCATCCCCACCCAGCAGCACGTCCGCACGCTGAACGCCGCCCGGCTGGCCGCCGACGTCGCCGGCACGCCGTCGGTCATCATCGCCCGCACCGACGCGGAGGCCGCCACCCTGATCACCTCCGACGTCGACGAGCGCGACCAGGAATTCATCACCGGCGAGCGCACCCCGGAGGGCTTCTACAAGGTCCGTAACGGGATCGAACCCTGCATCGCCCGGGCCAAGGCCTACGCCCCGTACTCCGACCTCATCTGGATGGAGACCGGCACCCCGGACCTGGAACTGGCCCGCAAGTTCGCCGAATCGGTCAAGGCCGAGTTCCCGGACCAGATGCTTTCCTACAACTGCTCGCCGTCGTTCAACTGGCGCAAGCACCTCGACGACGCCACGATCGCGAAGTTCCAGCGCGAACTCGGCGCCATGGGGTTCACCTTCCAGTTCATCACCCTGGCCGGCTTCCACGCCCTGAACTACTCGATGTTCGACCTCGCCCACGGCTACGCCCGGGAAGGCATGAGCGCCTACGTCGAGCTGCAGGAAAAGGAATTCGCCTCCGAGTCCCGCGGCTACACCGCCACCAAGCACCAGCGCGAAGTCGGCACCGGCTACTTCGACGACATCGCCACCGCGCTCAACCCGAACGCATCCACCCTCGCCCTGGTCGGATCGACCGAAGAGGGACAGTTCCACTAA
- a CDS encoding type II toxin-antitoxin system VapB family antitoxin — protein sequence MIFKAVGEGRPYPDHGFNTPKDWAALPPRPVRLDELVTTKRTLDLEALLAEDSTFFGDLFPHVVEFRGVLYLEDGLHRAVRTALHQRTAIHARVLVING from the coding sequence GTGATCTTTAAAGCTGTGGGCGAGGGACGCCCGTACCCCGACCATGGTTTCAACACGCCCAAGGATTGGGCGGCGCTGCCGCCGCGCCCGGTCCGGCTGGACGAACTCGTGACCACCAAACGCACCCTGGACCTTGAGGCCCTGCTGGCCGAGGACTCGACCTTCTTCGGCGACCTGTTCCCGCACGTGGTCGAGTTCCGCGGCGTGCTCTACCTCGAGGACGGGCTGCACCGTGCAGTCCGCACTGCACTGCACCAGCGCACCGCGATCCACGCCCGCGTCCTGGTGATAAATGGCTAG
- a CDS encoding GNAT family N-acetyltransferase, whose protein sequence is MTHLIRKAAADDAGPLAELAAVTFPLACPPESRPEDIAAHLANTLSEASFRGYLADPDVTVFVIDAGGELRGYSLLVDRRTEDAEVDAALGAGRSVELSKCYVHPDHHGIGAAAELMHASVAAAEGMGAAGLWLGVNSQNARAIRFYEKSGFRKVGTKSFTLGASVEHDFVMELRLAP, encoded by the coding sequence ATGACGCACCTGATCCGGAAGGCCGCCGCCGACGACGCCGGGCCGCTGGCCGAACTCGCCGCCGTCACCTTCCCGCTCGCCTGCCCGCCGGAATCCCGGCCCGAGGACATCGCCGCGCACCTGGCGAACACACTCAGCGAGGCCAGCTTCCGCGGCTACCTCGCCGATCCGGATGTCACGGTGTTTGTAATCGACGCCGGCGGGGAGCTCCGCGGCTACAGCCTGCTCGTGGACCGCCGCACGGAGGATGCCGAGGTGGACGCGGCCCTGGGCGCCGGGCGGAGTGTGGAGCTGAGCAAGTGCTATGTCCACCCCGACCACCACGGGATCGGCGCGGCGGCTGAACTTATGCACGCCAGCGTCGCCGCGGCGGAGGGCATGGGCGCCGCCGGCCTCTGGCTCGGTGTGAACAGCCAGAATGCCCGGGCCATCAGGTTCTATGAGAAGTCGGGCTTCCGGAAAGTCGGCACGAAGTCCTTCACGCTGGGGGCAAGCGTGGAACACGACTTCGTGATGGAACTCCGTCTCGCCCCTTGA
- a CDS encoding helix-turn-helix transcriptional regulator: protein MHFFTYSQEMHPSSWNRQAVSPSVPAEPEVDVISMGRRVRHLRKAAGLTLDDLSAAVGTAPSQLSLIENGKREPKLGLLQQLAAALGVSIDELLGAEPPNRRAALEIELERYQRSPIYESLNLPKIRISSRLPMDVLESMVGLQHELERRLNEQVATPEEARRANGELRAMMRERNNYFPEYEAEAQKVLASVGHTSGPLSHHVIADIAGHLGFSLHHVGDLPHSTRSVTDLKNRRIYLTQNARSDHDPRSVLLQALGHYVLGHQTPTNYGDFLMQRVATNYFAAALLLPEQATVEFLQKAKAAKEIAVEDIRDAFAVSYETAAHRFTNLATQHLDLRTHFQKTHKSGIIYKAYENDGVTFPQDHTGAIEGQPSCKNWTSRVVFDVPDKFSAYNQYTDTPAGTYWCTARTERSANGEFSLSVGVPYAQVKWFRGRDTTERSKSTCPDESCCKRPPAALASEWAGNAWPSARAHSHLLAAMPPGAFPGVDETEVYSFLQAHSGN, encoded by the coding sequence TTGCACTTCTTCACGTATTCTCAAGAAATGCATCCGAGCAGCTGGAACCGCCAGGCCGTATCCCCCTCAGTCCCCGCCGAACCCGAGGTGGACGTCATCAGCATGGGACGGAGGGTCCGGCACCTGCGCAAGGCTGCGGGGCTGACGCTCGATGACCTGAGCGCCGCCGTCGGAACAGCCCCCAGCCAGCTCAGCCTGATCGAAAACGGCAAGCGCGAACCCAAACTCGGCCTGCTCCAGCAGCTGGCCGCGGCGCTGGGCGTCAGCATCGACGAGCTGCTCGGCGCGGAACCGCCGAACCGCCGCGCGGCCCTGGAGATCGAGCTGGAACGCTACCAGCGCAGCCCCATCTACGAGTCCCTGAACCTGCCCAAGATCCGCATCAGTTCGCGGCTGCCGATGGACGTGCTTGAGTCCATGGTGGGGCTGCAGCATGAGCTCGAACGCCGGCTCAATGAGCAGGTGGCAACCCCGGAGGAGGCACGCCGCGCCAACGGTGAACTGCGGGCCATGATGCGCGAGCGCAACAACTACTTCCCGGAGTATGAGGCGGAAGCGCAGAAGGTCCTGGCCTCGGTGGGCCACACGTCCGGCCCGCTGTCCCACCACGTGATTGCGGACATCGCCGGGCACCTCGGCTTCAGCCTGCACCACGTGGGCGATCTGCCGCATTCCACCCGCTCCGTGACGGACCTGAAGAACCGCCGAATTTACCTCACGCAGAACGCCCGGAGCGATCACGACCCCCGGTCGGTGCTGCTGCAGGCCCTGGGCCACTACGTCCTGGGCCACCAGACGCCCACCAACTACGGCGACTTCCTGATGCAGCGCGTCGCCACGAATTACTTTGCCGCGGCGTTGCTGCTGCCCGAGCAGGCCACCGTGGAGTTCCTGCAGAAGGCCAAGGCCGCCAAGGAGATTGCGGTGGAGGACATCCGGGACGCGTTCGCCGTGTCCTACGAGACCGCCGCGCACCGCTTCACCAACCTCGCCACCCAGCACCTGGACCTGCGCACCCACTTCCAGAAGACGCACAAGAGCGGCATCATCTACAAGGCCTACGAGAACGACGGCGTGACGTTCCCCCAGGACCACACCGGCGCCATCGAGGGCCAGCCGTCCTGCAAGAACTGGACCTCCCGCGTGGTGTTCGACGTACCGGACAAGTTCAGCGCCTACAACCAGTACACGGACACCCCGGCCGGGACCTACTGGTGCACGGCCAGGACCGAGCGGTCCGCCAACGGGGAGTTCTCGCTCTCCGTGGGGGTGCCGTACGCGCAGGTCAAGTGGTTCCGCGGCCGAGACACCACCGAGCGCTCCAAGTCGACCTGCCCGGACGAGAGCTGCTGCAAGCGCCCGCCGGCCGCCCTCGCCTCGGAGTGGGCGGGCAACGCGTGGCCCTCGGCCCGGGCGCATTCGCACCTGCTCGCCGCGATGCCCCCGGGCGCCTTCCCCGGCGTGGACGAGACCGAGGTCTACTCCTTCCTGCAGGCGCATTCCGGCAACTGA
- a CDS encoding CynX/NimT family MFS transporter, producing the protein MSAAAKSPRGWLLMIAIGLIALNMRGPFVAVAPVVGDMRSDLGFSPVEIGFLTGIPVLCFALAAPLASLTGRKLGPEFAITLTLLGVLLGVVVRSADGGALEMLGTVILGVAITIGNIVVPLIIRRDFSPSQQGAAMGTYTAALNIGSFVTSMITAPLAELLGWRPAIAACALFALAAAAVWVLAVGARSFRPEAIPGTDPTRAAGRPASRWITVALTAGFAGQAFSYYGVTAWLPSLLADELGLAPSAAGAGSSLFQILAIAGGLGVPLAARFASTTAVGLTLGALWLTVPVGLLLAPELWWLWSSFGGVAQGGGITLIFIAIIRLARDQASAGRMSAVVQGAGYSFGAVAPTLLGYVHGVSDSWTGPLLMILGSVALFILGCALSLRHIPKAH; encoded by the coding sequence ATGAGCGCGGCGGCGAAGAGCCCCCGCGGCTGGCTGTTGATGATCGCAATCGGACTGATCGCCCTCAACATGCGCGGCCCGTTCGTCGCGGTGGCGCCGGTCGTCGGAGACATGCGGAGCGACCTGGGCTTCTCGCCGGTCGAAATCGGGTTCCTGACCGGCATCCCGGTGCTGTGTTTCGCGCTCGCCGCGCCGCTGGCCTCGCTCACCGGCCGGAAGCTGGGCCCGGAGTTCGCTATCACGCTCACTCTGCTGGGTGTGCTCCTCGGCGTCGTGGTCCGTTCCGCGGACGGCGGCGCGCTCGAGATGCTGGGCACTGTGATCCTGGGCGTCGCGATTACGATCGGCAATATCGTGGTCCCGTTGATCATCCGGCGCGACTTCAGCCCGTCACAGCAGGGCGCCGCCATGGGCACCTACACCGCGGCGCTGAACATCGGGTCCTTTGTCACGTCCATGATCACGGCCCCGCTGGCGGAACTGCTCGGGTGGCGTCCGGCGATCGCGGCGTGCGCACTTTTCGCGCTCGCGGCGGCTGCCGTGTGGGTGCTGGCCGTCGGGGCCCGTTCCTTCCGGCCCGAGGCGATCCCGGGGACGGATCCCACCCGGGCAGCGGGACGGCCGGCCTCGCGCTGGATCACCGTGGCACTGACCGCGGGTTTCGCCGGCCAGGCGTTCTCCTACTACGGCGTGACCGCGTGGCTGCCCAGCCTGCTTGCCGACGAGCTGGGCCTGGCGCCGTCGGCGGCCGGGGCCGGCTCCTCACTGTTCCAGATCCTCGCGATCGCCGGCGGCCTGGGCGTCCCGCTGGCGGCGCGCTTCGCCAGTACGACGGCGGTCGGCCTCACCCTGGGGGCGCTGTGGCTGACGGTCCCGGTGGGACTGCTGCTGGCTCCGGAGCTGTGGTGGCTCTGGTCATCGTTCGGCGGGGTGGCGCAGGGCGGCGGCATCACCTTGATCTTTATTGCGATTATCCGGCTGGCCCGCGACCAGGCATCGGCGGGCCGGATGTCCGCCGTTGTCCAGGGGGCCGGCTACAGTTTCGGCGCCGTGGCCCCCACGCTGCTGGGCTACGTGCACGGCGTCTCGGACTCGTGGACCGGGCCGCTGCTGATGATCCTGGGGTCCGTGGCCCTGTTTATCCTCGGCTGTGCGCTGTCCCTGCGCCACATCCCCAAGGCGCACTAG
- a CDS encoding TetR/AcrR family transcriptional regulator, translated as MPRISAASNAAQRAETQRRILTAFGELLFTHGLPGLTMTDVARHARIGRTAVYNYYADIEELLIAYALDETERFLVELRDSLASLENPVERLALYVRAQVADLSRRHLPPGPAMGAVLSPASFAKLADHVGELSLLLQDILRDGMAQGYLPEADITQLAQLIHGTLSSSAARGDGAGAEPEAEARIARTVRFIQLGAGARFDDDGRPLRSAA; from the coding sequence ATGCCCAGGATTTCGGCCGCGAGCAACGCCGCCCAACGTGCCGAGACGCAGCGCCGCATCCTGACAGCTTTCGGCGAACTGCTCTTCACGCACGGGCTGCCGGGCCTGACCATGACCGACGTCGCCCGGCACGCCCGGATCGGCCGCACGGCCGTCTACAACTACTACGCGGACATTGAAGAGCTGCTCATCGCCTACGCCCTGGACGAGACCGAGCGCTTCCTGGTCGAGCTGCGCGATTCGCTCGCGTCGCTGGAGAACCCGGTGGAGCGCCTGGCCCTTTACGTGCGCGCCCAGGTGGCCGACCTGAGCCGGCGGCACCTGCCGCCGGGGCCGGCCATGGGCGCGGTCCTGTCCCCCGCTTCCTTCGCCAAGCTGGCGGACCACGTGGGCGAACTCAGCCTTCTGCTCCAGGACATCCTGCGCGACGGCATGGCGCAGGGGTACCTCCCCGAGGCGGACATCACCCAGCTCGCCCAGCTCATCCACGGCACTCTCTCCTCCAGCGCCGCCCGGGGCGACGGGGCCGGCGCGGAGCCGGAGGCGGAAGCCCGGATCGCACGGACGGTGCGGTTCATCCAGCTGGGCGCCGGCGCCAGGTTCGACGACGACGGCCGCCCCCTCCGCAGCGCCGCGTAG
- a CDS encoding DsbA family oxidoreductase produces the protein MKIEIWSDVACPWCYIGKRRFETALAAFPHRDEVDVQWRSFQLDPSLPEHYDGTELDYLCTRKGMAPEQVAGMFEHVASLAGAEGLNYRFDAVVVANSFTAHRLIHLAAAHGKQDAAKERLLSDHFEHGRDIGSREYLTSLGLDLGIGAGELDELFSTDKYADDVQHDFAEARALGISGVPFFVIDRKFGLSGAQAPETFSAALDQAWQESHPLVMADAGAAAGADAGACGPDGCPV, from the coding sequence ATGAAGATTGAGATCTGGTCCGACGTGGCCTGCCCCTGGTGCTACATCGGCAAGCGCCGCTTTGAAACTGCCCTCGCGGCCTTCCCGCACCGCGACGAGGTCGATGTGCAGTGGCGCAGCTTCCAGCTGGATCCCTCCCTGCCCGAGCATTACGACGGCACCGAACTGGACTACCTGTGCACGCGTAAGGGCATGGCCCCGGAGCAGGTCGCCGGCATGTTTGAGCACGTGGCCTCCCTGGCCGGCGCCGAGGGCCTCAACTACCGCTTCGACGCCGTCGTAGTGGCCAACAGCTTCACCGCGCACCGCCTGATCCACCTCGCCGCGGCACACGGGAAGCAGGACGCCGCGAAGGAACGGCTCCTCAGCGACCACTTCGAGCACGGCCGCGACATCGGCAGCCGCGAGTACCTGACCTCGCTCGGCCTCGACCTCGGGATCGGCGCCGGCGAACTGGACGAGCTGTTCAGCACCGACAAATACGCCGACGACGTCCAGCACGACTTCGCGGAGGCCCGCGCCCTCGGCATCAGCGGGGTGCCGTTCTTTGTGATCGACCGGAAATTCGGGCTCTCGGGCGCCCAGGCTCCGGAAACCTTCAGCGCGGCCCTGGATCAGGCCTGGCAGGAAAGCCACCCGCTGGTGATGGCCGACGCCGGTGCTGCCGCCGGGGCGGACGCCGGTGCATGCGGCCCGGACGGCTGCCCTGTCTGA
- a CDS encoding pyruvate dehydrogenase: protein MAKELATQLVEQLQAAGVQRIYGIVGDSLNPIVDAVRKTGGAAKGGIDWIHVRHEEAAAFAAAAEAQLTGRLAVCAGSCGPGNLHLINGLYDANRSGAPVLAIASHIPSKQIGSSFFQETHPDRLFNECSVYSELVSTAEQAPRVMHSAIQHAVALRGVAVVTLPGDIAGLEATAETPAPASFRPAALVPDPASVRELADAINDAGKVAIFAGAGVEGAHDEVIALAELLSAPIGHSLRGKDFMQYNNPYDIGMTGLLGYGAAAEGIEDADLLILLGTDFPYDQFLPGTRTAQVDRAAQNLGRRTDVDVAVHGDVLPTLAALVPLLKPKKSRRFLDAMLKKHDRLMNKAVGAYTRKVEKTQPIHPEYAASLLDQVAAEDAVFTADTGMCNVWTARYINPLGTRRLIGSYLHGSMANALPQAIGAQLAYPGRQVVSVSGDGGLSMLLGELITVAAHRLPVNVVVFNNSTLGMVKLEMLVDGLPDFGVDVPDANYAEVARALGFHAVRVTDPAKIEAAYREAFAHPGPSLVELITDPKALSIPPKIKGAQILGFATAMSKVVLNRGAGEAVSMARSNLRNIPRR, encoded by the coding sequence ATGGCCAAGGAACTTGCCACCCAGCTTGTCGAACAACTCCAGGCTGCCGGCGTGCAGCGGATCTACGGGATTGTCGGGGACAGCCTGAACCCGATCGTCGACGCCGTCCGCAAGACCGGCGGTGCGGCAAAGGGCGGGATCGACTGGATTCACGTCCGGCACGAGGAGGCCGCCGCGTTCGCCGCCGCGGCCGAAGCCCAGCTGACCGGCAGGCTCGCGGTCTGCGCCGGGTCCTGCGGGCCCGGCAACCTGCACCTGATCAACGGCCTGTACGACGCCAACCGCTCCGGCGCCCCGGTCCTGGCCATCGCCTCGCACATCCCCAGCAAGCAGATTGGCAGCAGCTTCTTCCAGGAAACCCACCCGGACCGGCTCTTCAACGAATGCTCGGTCTACTCCGAACTCGTCAGCACGGCCGAGCAGGCGCCGCGGGTCATGCACAGCGCCATCCAGCACGCCGTCGCCCTCCGCGGCGTCGCCGTCGTAACGCTGCCCGGTGACATCGCGGGGCTGGAGGCGACCGCCGAAACTCCGGCGCCGGCGTCGTTCCGGCCGGCCGCGCTGGTGCCGGACCCGGCCAGTGTGCGGGAACTGGCGGACGCCATCAACGACGCCGGTAAGGTTGCCATCTTCGCCGGCGCCGGCGTAGAAGGCGCCCACGATGAGGTGATTGCGCTCGCCGAACTTCTCTCCGCGCCGATCGGGCACTCGTTGCGCGGCAAGGACTTCATGCAGTACAACAACCCTTACGACATCGGCATGACCGGGCTGCTCGGCTATGGGGCCGCGGCCGAGGGGATCGAGGATGCGGACCTGCTGATCCTGCTCGGCACGGACTTCCCCTACGACCAGTTCCTTCCCGGAACCCGGACCGCGCAGGTGGACCGGGCCGCGCAGAACCTGGGCCGGCGGACCGACGTCGACGTCGCCGTGCACGGTGACGTGCTGCCCACGCTCGCCGCGCTCGTGCCGCTGCTGAAGCCGAAAAAGAGCCGCCGCTTCCTCGACGCGATGCTCAAAAAGCACGACCGGCTGATGAACAAGGCCGTCGGGGCGTACACCCGCAAGGTCGAAAAAACCCAGCCCATCCACCCCGAGTACGCGGCGTCGCTGCTGGACCAGGTGGCGGCCGAAGATGCGGTCTTCACCGCGGATACCGGCATGTGCAACGTCTGGACCGCCCGGTACATCAACCCGCTGGGCACCCGGCGGCTGATCGGCTCCTACCTGCACGGCTCCATGGCCAACGCGCTGCCCCAGGCCATCGGCGCCCAACTCGCATACCCGGGACGCCAGGTGGTCTCGGTCTCCGGCGACGGCGGCCTGTCGATGCTGCTGGGGGAGCTGATCACGGTCGCGGCGCACCGGCTTCCGGTCAACGTGGTGGTCTTCAACAACTCCACCCTCGGGATGGTCAAGCTGGAGATGCTGGTGGACGGGCTGCCGGATTTCGGGGTGGACGTGCCGGACGCCAACTACGCCGAGGTTGCCCGGGCCCTCGGTTTCCATGCCGTCCGCGTGACCGACCCGGCGAAAATCGAGGCCGCCTACCGGGAGGCGTTCGCGCACCCGGGGCCTTCGCTGGTGGAGCTCATCACCGACCCCAAGGCCCTCTCGATCCCTCCGAAGATCAAGGGCGCGCAGATCCTGGGCTTCGCCACGGCGATGTCCAAGGTGGTCCTGAACCGGGGCGCCGGCGAGGCCGTGAGCATGGCGCGCAGCAACCTGCGGAACATCCCGCGGCGCTGA
- a CDS encoding LytR C-terminal domain-containing protein: protein MARTPKDPTVLHGHHVITGSELRATFVEQDELENPVRMRRRILHGVVLVLLVGLVTAAIVVALAIMNGQIKIPTTERSQAAASLCPDASFDYTPHDKINLNVYNSTSRPGLARTVADEFLARKFVVGSVGNTQSGYRGVALVVSGAAGQSAAFSVQRNLPGSDYVQDGRSDPSVDVILTGDFKDLAKPELVDQTPGKLSCPRETRRVVDDPKWPVVPTLVPPSPNP, encoded by the coding sequence ATGGCTAGGACGCCAAAGGACCCCACCGTCCTGCACGGGCACCACGTCATCACCGGCTCCGAATTGCGGGCCACGTTCGTGGAGCAGGACGAGCTGGAAAACCCGGTGCGGATGCGCCGGCGGATTCTGCACGGGGTGGTCCTGGTGCTCCTGGTCGGGCTGGTTACTGCCGCCATTGTGGTGGCCCTCGCCATCATGAACGGCCAAATTAAAATCCCGACGACGGAGCGCAGCCAGGCGGCCGCGTCGCTGTGCCCGGATGCGTCGTTCGACTACACACCGCACGACAAGATCAACCTGAACGTCTACAACTCCACCAGTCGTCCGGGCCTGGCCCGGACGGTTGCCGACGAGTTCCTGGCGCGCAAGTTTGTGGTGGGTTCCGTGGGCAACACGCAGAGCGGCTACCGCGGGGTGGCGCTGGTGGTATCCGGCGCCGCCGGCCAGTCCGCGGCATTCAGTGTCCAGCGCAACCTTCCCGGCTCGGACTACGTCCAGGACGGCCGCAGCGACCCGAGCGTGGACGTCATCCTCACCGGCGACTTCAAGGACCTGGCCAAACCGGAACTCGTGGACCAGACGCCCGGCAAGCTCAGCTGCCCGCGGGAAACCCGCCGCGTCGTGGACGATCCCAAATGGCCGGTCGTTCCTACCCTCGTACCGCCCAGCCCCAACCCCTGA
- the aceB gene encoding malate synthase A yields MNSFTDNFTINGVTLTAQPICRQSEVLTPDALAFVAKLHKATAGRRQELLQARRERRQQITRAQDPHFLPETAAIRNDPEWRVAPPAPGLTDRRVEITGPVDKKMAINALNSGAKVWLADMEDASTPSWRNVIQGQLNLTDVLERRIDFTSPEGKEYKLRAAEELPTIVVRPRGWHLPEKHMLIDGVPVAGGIVDFGLYFYHNARRLIAQGKGPYFYLPKIENHLEARLWNDIFILAQDLLGIPQGTIRATVLIETITAAFEMEEILYELREHAAGLNAGRWDYIFSLIKNFRTRGPRFVLPDRDQVTMTQPFMRAYTEQLVRACHKRGAMAIGGMAAAVPNRKDEAANAIALEKVRADKTRDAADGFDGSWVAHPDLVPVCREVFDGVLGDRTDQRDRLREDVIPDDRALIDIASTTGTITERGVRINIEVGIRYIESWLRGNGAVAIHNLMEDAATAEISRSQLWQWIFSRAITDAGDVITHEWVEDMLDEEFAKLERFEGDRFADARDIFEEVTLSNEFPAFLTLPAYDRYLHEARDGADTAIHAADLVAA; encoded by the coding sequence ATGAACAGCTTCACTGACAACTTCACGATCAACGGGGTTACGTTGACTGCCCAGCCGATTTGCCGGCAGAGCGAGGTTCTGACGCCGGACGCGCTGGCGTTTGTGGCCAAGTTGCACAAGGCGACGGCGGGACGGCGGCAGGAGCTGCTGCAGGCACGGCGGGAACGCCGGCAGCAGATCACCCGGGCCCAGGACCCGCATTTCCTCCCCGAGACCGCCGCCATCCGCAACGACCCCGAGTGGCGCGTCGCTCCCCCCGCTCCGGGCCTGACCGACCGCCGCGTCGAGATCACCGGCCCGGTGGACAAGAAGATGGCCATCAACGCCCTGAACTCCGGCGCCAAGGTCTGGCTCGCGGACATGGAGGACGCCTCCACCCCGTCGTGGCGCAACGTCATCCAGGGCCAGCTGAACCTCACCGACGTCCTGGAGCGCCGGATCGACTTCACTTCCCCCGAGGGCAAGGAATACAAGCTCCGCGCGGCCGAGGAGCTGCCCACCATCGTGGTCCGGCCCCGCGGCTGGCACCTGCCGGAGAAGCACATGCTCATCGACGGCGTGCCGGTGGCCGGCGGGATCGTGGACTTCGGGCTGTACTTCTACCACAACGCCCGCCGCCTGATCGCCCAGGGCAAGGGGCCCTACTTCTACCTGCCGAAGATCGAGAACCACCTCGAGGCACGTCTGTGGAACGACATCTTCATCCTGGCCCAGGACCTGCTGGGCATCCCGCAGGGCACCATCCGCGCCACCGTGCTGATCGAGACCATCACGGCAGCGTTCGAGATGGAGGAGATCCTCTACGAACTGCGCGAGCACGCCGCCGGGCTGAACGCCGGCCGCTGGGACTACATCTTCTCGCTGATCAAGAACTTCCGCACCCGCGGCCCGCGCTTCGTCCTGCCGGACCGCGATCAGGTGACCATGACCCAGCCGTTCATGCGGGCCTATACCGAACAGCTGGTCCGGGCCTGCCACAAGCGCGGCGCGATGGCGATCGGCGGGATGGCCGCGGCCGTTCCCAACCGCAAGGACGAGGCGGCCAACGCCATCGCCCTGGAGAAGGTCCGCGCCGACAAGACCCGCGATGCCGCCGACGGCTTCGACGGTTCCTGGGTGGCGCACCCGGACCTGGTGCCGGTCTGCCGCGAGGTGTTCGACGGCGTCCTGGGCGACCGCACGGACCAGCGGGACCGCCTCCGCGAAGACGTCATCCCGGATGACCGTGCGCTGATCGACATTGCCTCCACCACGGGCACGATTACCGAGCGCGGCGTGCGGATCAACATCGAGGTGGGCATCCGCTACATCGAATCCTGGCTGCGCGGCAACGGTGCCGTGGCCATCCACAACCTGATGGAGGACGCCGCGACCGCGGAGATCTCCCGCTCGCAGCTGTGGCAGTGGATCTTCTCCCGGGCCATCACGGACGCTGGCGATGTGATCACGCACGAATGGGTCGAAGACATGCTGGACGAGGAGTTTGCGAAGCTGGAACGCTTCGAGGGCGACCGTTTCGCCGACGCCCGGGACATCTTCGAGGAGGTCACGCTCAGCAACGAGTTCCCCGCCTTCCTGACGCTCCCGGCGTACGACCGCTACCTGCACGAGGCCCGCGACGGCGCCGACACGGCGATCCACGCCGCCGACCTCGTCGCGGCCTAA